From a single Ischnura elegans chromosome 7, ioIscEleg1.1, whole genome shotgun sequence genomic region:
- the LOC124163072 gene encoding circumsporozoite protein-like, with the protein MICRPEIAIYQSKASGNTASRQFSKASGNTASRQFLKASGNTASRQFSKASGNAASRQFSKASGNTASRQFSKASGNTASRQFSKASGNTASRQFLKASGNTASRQFSKASGNAASRQFSKASGNTASRQFSKASGNTASRQFSKASGNTASRQFSKASGNTASRQFSKASGNTPNTQPIEALGFDFY; encoded by the coding sequence ATGATTTGCCGGCCGGAGATCGCGATATACCAATCAAAGGCATCCGGCAACACAGCATCGCGGCAGTTTTCAAAGGCATCCGGCAACACAGCATCGCGGCAGTTTTTAAAGGCATCCGGCAACACAGCATCTCGGCAGTTTTCAAAGGCATCCGGCAACGCAGCATCGCGGCAGTTTTCAAAGGCATCCGGCAACACAGCATCTCGGCAGTTTTCAAAGGCATCCGGTAACACAGCATCTCGGCAGTTTTCGAAGGCATCCGGCAACACAGCATCGCGGCAGTTTTTAAAGGCATCCGGCAACACAGCATCTCGGCAGTTTTCAAAGGCATCCGGCAACGCAGCATCGCGGCAGTTTTCAAAGGCATCCGGCAACACAGCATCGCGGCAGTTTTCAAAGGCATCCGGTAACACAGCATCTCGGCAGTTTTCGAAGGCATCCGGCAACACAGCATCTCGGCAGTTTTCGAAGGCATCCGGCAACACAGCATCTCGGCAGTTTTCAAAGGCTTCCGGCAACACGCCAAATACGCAACCGATCGAAGCGCTTGGCTTTGATTTCTACTGA